The genome window agccattttgtgctcttctccgctccctccccgcctcacagctgattggcactaaGTCTTAAAAGCTTTCCTGGACTTGCCCAGCACcaaaaaagaactggaaatagCTCCTCCCGGTCCACCACGGCTTTCAGAGGCTTTCCagggggcagggggaaagcacattttttttaatttctagctCTTTTTCAaagctgggcaagcctggggaagcctctgagacccagcactgatcagctgtgaggcagggagggagcggagaacagaacaaaatggctgccgcctccctgCTGGGTCTGGGCTTCAATGGTGCTGTTAAGACtggtgggggacctctgaaagggGGACCTCTGAAAGGGGGACTGGCTGGGAGGGCAAATATTTTGCTTCCCGCGGCAAAGCGGGCCCTGCATCATCTTGCGAAGGAACATTCATCTTCTGAGGCACCAAAACCCTAGCCAGACCCATTTCATGCCACgaggtgttcgtcttgcgaggcaccactgtaactagttTGGAGCTCTATGGTGTGTTGTGATTTACAGAGAGCCATTTAATGAGATCTCCAGTGCAGGGTACTTGCCTTGGTGTGCTTTTTCCCAGATTCCAGTTCAACTCCCAGAGCAGTCAGGTTGTGGGAAAGGACTATATTTCAACCAGttgtccaaaaataatttttccaagctgtgagaCAGTGTTATCTATATTTTTCCCTTtgttcctcattttaaaaaaatgtagatgaAAATCTTTTTTACTTGATCACGTTTCATCCCTTCAGGACGCTTTTCCTTGCCTACAATGGGCTGCCGTGATGTTCATGCTGCCACAGTCCTTGCCTTCCTTTCTGGAACAGCAGCCTTATCGGGACTCATTGCCGCAGCTCTGCTTCCTAACTGGAGACAAATGCGCCTCTGCACCTTTAACAAGAATGAAAAGAATGTAACGGTATACACAGGCCTTTGGATTAAGTGCGCTCGCTTTGATGGAAGCAAAGACTGTGTGATTTATGACACAGAATGGTATACTGCAGTTGACCAGCTGGATTTGCGTGTTCTCCAGTTTGCTCTCCCTATAAGCATGTTAACAACTGTTTTGGCCCTTTTTCTCTGTTTGATTGGCATGTGCAACACTGCCTTCGTAACAACTGTGCCCAACATCAAGCAGGCCAGATGTCTCATAAACACTGCAGGCTGCCATCttgtggccggcctcttctttctccttgccAGTGTCATTTGCTTGGCACCTTCCATCTGGGTCATTTTTCATAATCaagaaatgaacagaaaataCGAGCCTGTTTTCAGTTTTGACATTTCTGTGTATATTGCTATTGCCAGTGCTGGAGGCTTGTTGTTCACAGCCATTCTCTTGTTCCTGTGGTACTGTGCGTGCAaatctctcccttcccctttctgGCAGCCCCTCTATTCACATGCACCTAGCGTGCACAGCTATGCCTCTCAGCCATATTCTGCACGATCACGCCACTCGGCCATTGAAATTGACATCCCTGTTGTTACACATCCTTCTTAAAGATGGGATTAGGAAAGCTGAATAGCTCCCTGCTGTGTCAGATATGGAGGCAGGTGGCTTTCCACTATCTTCCAAGACCTGTAGAAATAATTTACAAAAGGTGTGTGCAAAAGAATTTCCACTGTTAAGTTGACAATTTTACAACCTCTCTATCTTGGTTTGCTATAGTAAAGGATAAGCAAGCCAGAATTTTAGATACTCTGTTTGTTGGGTTTTGAACCTGTCTATAAATGGAAACTATTCAAGTTTGTAAGTTCACAGGAAATTTATAGATTGCAACATCTTTGCTTGTATATATTTCATCCTAGTTTTTGAATTGTACTACTAAAAATATTTGGCTAGTGTTTGCGACCAAGCATACAAAAATGTTTTGTAAGTAATTTTTGCCAGTCCAAATTTCTCCTACTTTAGAACATTGGATTTTAATAACCTTGACTGATAATCATTTTGTATTTTTGAGACCAGTAATTTTTTTTGTCAATCAAGTTGTATTTACATGTACAATAATCATGTATGTTAACTTATTTTACATGACTTGAGTAAAAACAGACTGACTTAATTTTAGATCCTTGGCAATCTAAATTGTAATAGACCAGGTTAATCCTGTGCCAGATTTTGTTTTCTATTGCGCATCGTAAGAACTTACTACAGTATTTGCTTGTGAACATCTGAGAACTGCTCTCAAACTATGCTTGACTCAGGTGAAAATTGAAGATTTGGAAGAAGTGTAATAgtatatttcctttcctttatatctttttatttttgtagtcCTAGAATAATCTGCATTGTTTGAGAAGACTTTTGCTATATAGAAAACAGGTCTTAAAGATGTATTTTCTTATCTCTAAACataggaagtaaaaaaaaaatcttttacagTTAAAACATATATAACACTAATAATACAAATAGTCTCAGGATTATTTAAAGTGCCCTATAATCAGAAGTTTATACTAACTGGAATGTTCTTTTTCATGGCTATTGGGCTCCATGAGATATTCTTCTAGGAATACAGGTTTTTCCATAGCCAAGCCTTCCTTTGCTCTACTTTAAAAATCCATTGTTATTAAGACACTGAATGAATGAACTCCTACTCTGATGATTAAGGCTGTACAAATGTTAGATTGTTTTATGAAATCAGGATTGCTTTTATGGATTGTTCTATTACTAACAGGCCTTGAATGTCATTTGCACAATACTATTATAAAGCTTTTGTAAATAGAGAGCCTTTTAATATAAGTATCACCGAAGATAAGTTTATTATcgaaaccatttttttaaaagtggaattcTGGAACTGGCTCTTACATATAGACTCAGTTCTTGTATTTCCAACCTGACTCTGCCTTCTTTGTTAGACATCACTTGTTTTCTTGAGATACATTTTCATTTAGTGAGATGTACCTCTTCTGAAAATTAGTAACTAGTGTGAGCTGTTAAGCCTTCTTTGAATAATCTGCTATATGTGCCATGTATCTAGTTTCACAGAAAGTTCTAAAATTTCATGGGTAAAgcaaggtttggccttctgaatttATTGGGGACTTTTTatgcttaaatatatatataatgaaaggCCTCCAGAGGTGTGTGTCACAAGTTTAATTGGCTCAAAAGAAAATGTCAACCTCTTTCCagagaaaccaaaacaaaactggaagtggaaGTCTCTTCTGGTTTTTGAAGACCCACACCAGGTTTTGACACTTTCTAAAAAATaatgtgggtgggtgagtgggtgctAGGAGCAAAAGTATGGCCAGCAGTTTTGCCAGAGTTGCCCAGCCTTAATTTATACAGACCTTTCTACACTTCTTACCTTTCAGAAgactcttctttctttttgcttacATTTCCATCTCAATCCTTCCCTGCAAACAAATCCAGTTTTCTAAGACAACCTCAAACCATTAATAGGAGTCgtggtttgttttggtttaagaATTCCAGCTTTTTGAAACCATAGTTTTGGGTTAGGGCAGCTATTTTCTTTTGTGGGAGGTGCTGTTTGCAGGTGGTAGGAGAAGAACAGACAAGAAAGGGCAAAAACAATCTGCAGTTTTGTCTGTGGGACAAGTGCTACATAAACCAACAAACCATGGCTAACATAAACCATGATGCACCTGTTGAGAGATCTGAAGTCTACAGAAATTGGGAACTGTGGGGATCTGTTTATAGGTGAATAGTGCTTTGTGTTTGTACTGTGTAAAACTTAAGTGTGAGGTATGTTCAGCATGCTTCAAGCATCACCTGAGAGACGTATGCTTAATATATGTGCAGCTTCtgacaaaaatataaaattgatTGTGCTAGAACAGGGAACCATTGCTTTCTTGTTCCTTTTACCAATCATCGGCTAACTACCCACTTCTTTCTTTAACTGAAAATTTTTGTGACGTTTTTATTGGCATTTGGAACCCCTATAAATTTGTCAT of Pogona vitticeps strain Pit_001003342236 chromosome 6, PviZW2.1, whole genome shotgun sequence contains these proteins:
- the CLDN12 gene encoding claudin-12 — encoded protein: MGCRDVHAATVLAFLSGTAALSGLIAAALLPNWRQMRLCTFNKNEKNVTVYTGLWIKCARFDGSKDCVIYDTEWYTAVDQLDLRVLQFALPISMLTTVLALFLCLIGMCNTAFVTTVPNIKQARCLINTAGCHLVAGLFFLLASVICLAPSIWVIFHNQEMNRKYEPVFSFDISVYIAIASAGGLLFTAILLFLWYCACKSLPSPFWQPLYSHAPSVHSYASQPYSARSRHSAIEIDIPVVTHPS